The following proteins are co-located in the Shouchella hunanensis genome:
- a CDS encoding DUF5067 domain-containing protein: MKKLLLSSALVSLVVLSACGDGNEETTTDPVEETSADSTETSNESTEDADETEEDTQEENDSATNDTTLDTGEFVYEIKEIEQLDSQYDASTQILAVELTFTNNSEDAVSPWISQGITAEQETDTTVETLMGSNGLYPEDYKTELVEMGDTNVKPGATVDAVIGFEILYPGEPVTLKEFTYGESSFERVVETTE, from the coding sequence ATGAAAAAGCTTTTATTATCTAGCGCTTTAGTGAGTTTAGTTGTATTAAGTGCATGTGGGGATGGAAACGAAGAAACAACAACGGATCCAGTAGAGGAAACATCTGCGGACAGTACAGAGACTTCAAACGAGAGCACTGAAGATGCTGACGAAACTGAAGAAGATACACAAGAAGAAAATGATAGCGCAACCAATGACACTACACTCGATACCGGCGAATTTGTCTATGAAATTAAAGAAATTGAGCAATTAGATAGCCAATATGATGCAAGTACACAAATCTTGGCAGTTGAATTAACCTTTACGAATAATAGTGAAGATGCAGTAAGCCCTTGGATATCCCAAGGCATTACCGCTGAACAAGAAACAGACACGACTGTGGAAACGTTAATGGGTTCAAATGGCCTATATCCTGAAGACTACAAAACGGAATTAGTTGAAATGGGCGATACAAACGTTAAACCAGGCGCTACTGTTGATGCAGTAATTGGTTTTGAAATCTTATACCCAGGTGAGCCAGTAACGTTAAAAGAATTTACTTATGGCGAAAGCTCTTTCGAACGTGTTGTTGAAACAACAGAATAA
- the map gene encoding type I methionyl aminopeptidase — translation MIAKTEEDFNGLKEIGRIVASIRDELVHQTIPGISTKELDRLAGTYFEKAGAVSAPKSEYQFPGFTCISVNDEVAHGIPGSRVIREGDLVNIDVSGSKNGYFADTGISFVVGRGNKQLEKLCSVAKQAFEEGLKKAVPGSKKSRLGKIVNQTARANGFTVIKNLTGHGIGRAIHESPDHIYNYNDTWDDELLKDGMVIAFEPFISTSEEEVFQKNDGWTFATKNSYVAQYEHTIILTKAGPIITTL, via the coding sequence ATGATCGCAAAAACAGAAGAAGATTTTAACGGATTAAAAGAGATAGGCCGCATTGTCGCCTCTATAAGAGACGAGCTTGTTCATCAAACAATTCCCGGAATTTCAACGAAAGAGCTCGATCGACTTGCTGGCACTTACTTTGAAAAGGCAGGTGCTGTTTCGGCACCGAAAAGTGAATATCAATTTCCTGGCTTTACGTGTATCAGCGTCAACGATGAAGTGGCGCATGGCATACCTGGTAGCCGCGTTATTCGTGAAGGAGATTTGGTTAACATTGATGTGTCTGGGTCGAAAAACGGCTATTTTGCAGACACAGGAATATCGTTTGTAGTTGGAAGAGGCAACAAACAGTTAGAGAAACTATGTAGCGTAGCTAAGCAGGCATTTGAAGAAGGGTTAAAAAAAGCGGTCCCTGGTTCCAAGAAAAGCAGATTAGGTAAAATCGTCAATCAAACAGCTCGAGCAAACGGTTTTACAGTCATAAAAAATTTGACCGGACACGGTATTGGTCGTGCGATTCATGAATCACCTGATCATATTTACAATTACAACGACACTTGGGATGACGAACTTCTTAAAGATGGCATGGTTATTGCCTTTGAGCCATTTATATCCACTTCTGAAGAAGAAGTATTTCAAAAGAACGACGGTTGGACATTCGCAACAAAAAATAGTTATGTTGCTCAATATGAACACACCATTATTCTAACAAAAGCAGGTCCTATCATAACCACTTTGTAA
- a CDS encoding PH domain-containing protein, which produces MHSYQSILARLKQVGVTDTFGTKKEVKELPKILSPDEVLYYAISGSLEGTTWLVIVTNHRVVFLDKGLIYGTKQREIALNKITSISQNIGLLTGEIIVSDGFKKFVIQNCKKATIQPFIDATNRAIKDMDHYHKVPSFMHNDRRDSLYSERQPSSRLNHLHEENRYSDSYRNHHSHEVERRDSYSYDSRYSDRRDPIRQKQYPDRRDLNGYDRHFAKRHERDFERRDLHVPNSRHSFENDYKNHAITSLNSSSLDESNTLNYGQRNFAKLKELKELLDMEAITLEEFEAQKAQLLRTNRY; this is translated from the coding sequence ATGCATTCTTATCAATCCATTCTAGCTCGCTTAAAGCAAGTTGGGGTTACAGATACTTTTGGCACAAAAAAAGAAGTGAAAGAACTTCCAAAGATTTTGTCTCCAGATGAAGTACTTTATTATGCAATAAGTGGATCACTAGAGGGGACAACCTGGCTTGTCATTGTTACAAATCATCGTGTAGTTTTTTTAGATAAAGGCCTAATCTATGGAACAAAACAACGAGAAATTGCCCTAAATAAAATTACCTCAATTTCACAGAACATCGGGCTTTTAACTGGTGAAATTATTGTTTCAGATGGGTTTAAAAAATTTGTTATCCAAAATTGCAAAAAAGCGACCATTCAGCCTTTTATTGATGCCACAAATCGAGCAATTAAAGATATGGATCACTATCATAAAGTACCTAGCTTTATGCATAATGATCGCCGAGACTCCCTTTATTCAGAACGACAGCCGTCCTCACGATTGAATCACCTTCACGAAGAAAACAGATATTCGGATAGTTATCGGAACCATCATTCTCATGAAGTAGAGAGAAGAGACTCTTACAGCTACGATTCTCGATACTCCGATAGACGAGATCCTATCAGACAAAAACAGTATCCAGACAGACGAGATCTCAATGGCTACGATCGACATTTTGCTAAAAGACACGAAAGAGACTTTGAACGGCGTGATCTCCACGTTCCAAATTCTCGCCACTCCTTTGAAAATGATTATAAGAATCATGCGATTACTTCTCTAAACAGCTCATCTTTGGACGAATCCAATACTCTAAATTACGGGCAACGCAACTTTGCCAAACTCAAAGAGCTAAAAGAATTACTTGATATGGAAGCCATTACACTAGAAGAATTTGAAGCACAAAAAGCTCAATTACTTCGAACAAACCGTTACTAA
- a CDS encoding TM2 domain-containing protein, translated as MENELLRRDLSSEEQAIVNRIMQKHQKNKVITYILWLFTGFVGGHRYYMGDTRYAVGMTVTLGGFGAWWIIDLLLIEKRLNFLKDVLEYQVIDQVLMYRRDYYNQPYSNFHFNYDPRYHHQYPPSHGHHQQRNHPDDRYYR; from the coding sequence TTGGAGAATGAACTGTTAAGACGTGATTTATCAAGTGAAGAACAAGCCATCGTTAATCGAATCATGCAAAAGCATCAAAAGAATAAGGTTATTACGTACATACTATGGCTTTTTACTGGTTTTGTTGGAGGGCATCGCTATTATATGGGAGATACCCGCTACGCAGTCGGTATGACCGTAACCCTTGGAGGCTTTGGAGCATGGTGGATAATTGACCTTTTGCTTATTGAGAAAAGGCTCAATTTTCTTAAAGATGTATTAGAATATCAAGTGATTGATCAAGTTTTAATGTACAGAAGAGATTATTATAACCAACCTTATAGCAACTTTCATTTTAATTATGATCCTCGTTATCATCATCAATATCCACCAAGTCATGGGCACCATCAACAACGAAATCACCCAGACGATCGCTACTATCGCTGA
- a CDS encoding class I fructose-bisphosphate aldolase — protein MTKKRRLARVFAEDGKSLTLALDGSYFSSKIEGIDKVIPLIPTFVKHGLDAVLVTYGMVKRYPDAFQDVGMMLRVDMSTNVFDASVPDTTTVLSVKEALRLSADGVIVMTFPGAHNEKHTHQAVRELASQADEWNVPLIVESLPYGYAVTTESSNHAPILAAAANMAVELGADVIKTRYSGELDDRLIAQYAKVPVLALGGPKTDDVKAYLSFVNHCLANGAKGVAVGRNIVQNKSPVAMVAALNALIHKRDSVESAYQLYQTMYLETM, from the coding sequence ATGACAAAGAAGCGTAGGCTAGCTAGAGTATTTGCCGAAGATGGAAAGTCTTTAACGTTGGCTTTAGACGGTTCTTATTTTTCGTCAAAAATAGAAGGGATTGACAAGGTAATTCCACTCATTCCTACGTTCGTTAAACATGGACTTGATGCAGTCCTCGTTACATACGGAATGGTCAAACGTTATCCAGACGCATTTCAAGATGTTGGGATGATGTTGAGAGTAGATATGTCAACAAATGTATTTGATGCTTCTGTTCCTGATACAACCACTGTATTAAGTGTTAAAGAGGCACTGCGTCTTAGTGCAGATGGAGTAATTGTCATGACGTTTCCAGGTGCTCATAATGAAAAGCATACGCATCAAGCTGTGCGAGAATTAGCGAGTCAAGCAGATGAATGGAACGTTCCTTTGATAGTGGAGTCACTGCCATATGGGTATGCAGTAACAACGGAATCTTCGAACCATGCACCTATTCTTGCAGCTGCGGCAAATATGGCGGTTGAGTTAGGGGCGGATGTAATTAAAACCCGCTATTCAGGTGAACTGGATGATCGGCTAATTGCTCAATATGCCAAAGTTCCAGTGCTTGCCTTAGGCGGACCAAAAACAGATGATGTGAAGGCATATTTATCATTTGTCAACCACTGTTTGGCAAACGGTGCGAAGGGTGTAGCGGTCGGACGAAACATTGTTCAGAATAAGTCTCCTGTTGCCATGGTGGCAGCGCTAAATGCGCTTATTCATAAAAGAGATTCAGTAGAGAGTGCGTACCAGCTATATCAAACCATGTACTTAGAAACCATGTAG
- a CDS encoding FGGY-family carbohydrate kinase, giving the protein MKYVLGIDNGGTMTKATLFSLKGEEVVTAVRKTEMLTPRPYHTERDCEELWQANLAVIREVLTRSAIAAVELLGISITGHGNGLYAMNKAGETTYNGIISTDQRAQKYVHQWRADPRYDKEILPKTMQSVWAGQPVALLAWLKENERDVYAKTDYIFMVKDYIRYKLTGEAFFEQTDASGTSLLNVRDRRYDKELLAFFGIEDALEKLPPLRGSTDCCGTITGEVAELTGLQAGTPVAGGMFDISASAIASGLVTEDHLCIVAGTWSINEYITKKPVVDKRLFMTSIYCMDGYWLTTEASPTSASNLEWYINQCMPLEKNEAEAKNQSIYPLCNELVSQTEPEESELLFLPFLFGSNAVSHASSCFIGLLSWHQRAHLLRAIYEGVVFSHMAHVERLLQFREKPTVVRLAGGVTKSDVWVQLFADVLQLPVEVINVQEHGTLGTAMCAAVMAGEYESIQQASEAMVQVKTTIQPNQVKATIYEQKFKRYQETVEKMADVWALGVKQ; this is encoded by the coding sequence ATGAAATATGTATTGGGCATTGATAATGGCGGGACGATGACGAAAGCTACGCTGTTCTCATTGAAAGGAGAAGAAGTTGTAACAGCGGTAAGGAAGACAGAGATGTTAACGCCAAGACCTTATCATACAGAGAGAGATTGTGAAGAACTTTGGCAAGCCAATCTTGCTGTTATTCGTGAGGTTCTGACCCGCTCGGCGATAGCAGCTGTTGAACTATTAGGTATTTCTATTACAGGGCATGGGAATGGCTTATACGCTATGAATAAAGCAGGAGAGACGACGTATAACGGAATCATATCTACAGACCAAAGAGCTCAAAAGTACGTTCATCAATGGAGAGCGGACCCTCGCTATGACAAGGAAATCCTACCGAAGACGATGCAATCGGTTTGGGCAGGTCAGCCAGTCGCATTGTTAGCTTGGTTGAAAGAAAACGAAAGAGACGTCTATGCGAAAACAGATTATATTTTCATGGTGAAAGATTACATTCGATATAAGTTGACGGGAGAAGCTTTTTTTGAACAAACCGATGCCTCAGGTACAAGTCTTCTTAATGTTCGTGACCGACGTTATGACAAAGAGCTATTAGCATTTTTCGGGATAGAGGACGCATTGGAGAAATTGCCGCCTTTACGAGGTTCTACAGATTGTTGCGGTACGATTACAGGAGAAGTCGCTGAGCTCACTGGATTACAAGCTGGAACACCGGTTGCTGGTGGGATGTTTGACATTTCCGCTTCTGCTATTGCATCTGGTTTAGTAACGGAAGATCATTTATGTATTGTTGCTGGTACTTGGAGTATTAATGAGTACATTACAAAAAAGCCAGTAGTCGATAAACGTTTATTTATGACGTCTATTTATTGTATGGATGGATACTGGTTAACAACTGAAGCCAGTCCAACCTCAGCGAGTAATTTAGAGTGGTATATCAATCAATGCATGCCGTTGGAAAAAAATGAAGCGGAGGCAAAGAATCAATCGATTTACCCTCTTTGCAATGAGCTTGTTTCTCAAACAGAACCAGAAGAAAGTGAGCTACTGTTTTTGCCATTTTTATTTGGCTCAAATGCAGTATCTCATGCCAGTTCCTGCTTTATTGGACTGTTGAGCTGGCACCAGCGAGCTCACCTCTTACGTGCCATTTATGAAGGTGTAGTTTTTAGTCATATGGCGCATGTTGAGCGCTTGCTTCAATTTAGGGAAAAGCCAACGGTCGTTCGGCTTGCAGGTGGAGTAACAAAATCAGATGTTTGGGTTCAACTGTTTGCAGATGTCTTGCAGTTACCGGTAGAGGTTATTAATGTACAAGAGCATGGAACACTTGGAACGGCTATGTGTGCGGCTGTGATGGCTGGTGAATATGAGTCTATTCAACAAGCTTCTGAAGCTATGGTTCAAGTGAAAACAACCATTCAGCCCAATCAAGTAAAAGCCACTATTTACGAACAAAAATTTAAGCGCTACCAAGAGACGGTTGAGAAGATGGCGGATGTTTGGGCGTTAGGAGTAAAACAATGA
- a CDS encoding SDR family NAD(P)-dependent oxidoreductase yields the protein MNLGLQGKHAIVTGGSRGVGREMALCLADEGAKVTITYHGHKEKADEVVKAIREKGQVANAVQMDLADTKSIEETVEQAFYFGVVDILINNAAVWPTRYIKDMSLHEWNETLQTNLTSVFLLSQLFVQHCVHQKRPGKLLNIISQAAFHGSTTGHAHYAASKSGILGFAKSLAREHAKDRITVNNLALGIVETDMIRKSLQKKEEYYLNRIPIGRVAQPREMAEIATFLVSEKANYVTGSTFDATGGMLMH from the coding sequence ATGAATCTTGGCTTACAAGGAAAGCATGCCATTGTTACTGGTGGGTCAAGAGGGGTTGGAAGAGAAATGGCTTTATGTTTAGCGGATGAAGGAGCGAAGGTAACAATAACCTACCATGGACATAAGGAAAAAGCAGACGAAGTTGTAAAAGCGATTAGAGAGAAGGGTCAAGTGGCCAACGCTGTGCAAATGGATCTTGCTGACACAAAAAGCATCGAAGAGACGGTTGAACAGGCATTTTATTTCGGAGTTGTTGACATTTTAATAAACAATGCTGCTGTTTGGCCAACTCGTTACATTAAAGACATGTCTTTACATGAGTGGAATGAAACCTTACAAACGAATTTAACAAGTGTTTTTTTATTAAGCCAGCTGTTTGTTCAACACTGTGTGCATCAAAAGCGACCAGGAAAACTGTTAAATATTATTTCTCAAGCGGCCTTTCATGGTTCAACTACAGGGCATGCTCATTATGCCGCAAGCAAATCTGGCATACTAGGATTTGCTAAATCACTAGCTAGAGAACATGCAAAAGATAGAATTACTGTAAATAATCTCGCATTAGGCATTGTGGAAACAGACATGATTCGAAAATCTTTACAAAAAAAAGAAGAGTATTATTTGAATAGAATTCCCATTGGTCGTGTAGCTCAACCACGAGAAATGGCAGAGATTGCAACCTTTTTAGTATCAGAAAAAGCCAATTATGTAACCGGTTCAACGTTTGATGCTACAGGTGGAATGTTAATGCATTAA
- a CDS encoding 2-hydroxyacid dehydrogenase translates to MKCLAIADLLISEHVMKEGLASLEQKGIELTIRKWHHDQVEDLQKDNVLIEQKGSDAVSLPNSITYDIDQYDIILTQFAPLNRSVLAAAQNVSLIGVLRGGVENIDVVEAEARGIKILNASGRNARSVAEFTVGMIIAEMRNIGRSHASIMKGNWQKDFANQDHIPELGRRTVGIIGFGHIGQLVANYLSGFGTKIIFYDPYFNGETTCTQVELIELLKASDVVSLHGRLTAETKGMLGYEQFEQMKQTAILINTARSGLVKEGELIRALQENVIAGAALDTFDYEPLTKDSRFLALDNVTLTAHLAGSTVDAFRHSPILLAERICSYLDSDSV, encoded by the coding sequence ATGAAATGTTTGGCTATTGCTGATTTGTTAATCTCCGAGCATGTAATGAAGGAAGGGCTAGCTAGTCTTGAACAAAAAGGCATTGAATTAACTATACGTAAGTGGCACCATGATCAAGTAGAGGACTTACAAAAGGATAATGTATTAATTGAACAAAAAGGCTCTGACGCTGTTTCATTGCCAAATTCCATTACTTATGACATCGATCAATATGACATCATTTTAACGCAGTTCGCACCTTTGAACCGTTCCGTTCTTGCAGCAGCACAAAACGTATCTCTCATCGGTGTGCTACGAGGAGGGGTTGAAAATATTGATGTAGTGGAAGCAGAAGCAAGAGGCATCAAAATATTAAATGCATCAGGTCGAAATGCACGAAGCGTAGCAGAATTTACGGTTGGAATGATTATTGCAGAGATGCGAAACATCGGTCGTTCTCATGCTTCAATCATGAAAGGAAATTGGCAAAAAGACTTTGCCAACCAGGACCACATCCCAGAATTAGGGCGGCGAACAGTCGGGATCATCGGGTTTGGTCACATCGGTCAGCTTGTGGCAAACTATTTAAGTGGATTTGGCACAAAGATTATATTTTATGACCCATATTTTAATGGTGAAACAACGTGTACCCAAGTGGAGTTAATAGAATTGTTAAAGGCTTCTGATGTCGTCAGTTTACATGGTCGGCTAACAGCAGAAACAAAGGGGATGTTAGGCTATGAACAGTTTGAGCAAATGAAACAGACGGCGATCTTAATTAATACCGCTCGTTCTGGCCTTGTAAAAGAAGGGGAGCTGATAAGAGCTTTGCAAGAAAACGTCATAGCTGGTGCAGCTCTAGATACGTTTGACTATGAGCCTTTAACAAAAGACAGTCGTTTTCTCGCACTAGATAATGTCACATTAACCGCCCATTTAGCAGGGAGCACGGTTGATGCGTTTCGGCACTCGCCTATATTACTAGCAGAACGAATTTGTTCCTACTTAGATAGCGATAGTGTATGA
- a CDS encoding phosphotransferase, translating to MVSLPSHLNTFFTYKEINFIGDELKNKHRITFHNDQFFIKASRHEDLESFKLIEHEIFVYNYLKNHLDNIPPIIWCFEDSSLSMFIIAYLKDFPLATKRDAYCLKDSVNLKLIIEKINTISNIPIPAKWNFNDNRQEKMERYIFNVQDFLATSIKQKLTSLLKTTPANTKLVFSHGDLLPMNILYSNTEITFIDWEWAGIRSKNYDKTLFLLFSHEPSQIITSYNLIEESILWDTLFISLRELNNLNRLKHLPLFEKNIPKWIKAVSVTLES from the coding sequence ATGGTTTCACTTCCCTCGCATTTAAATACCTTTTTCACATACAAAGAAATCAATTTTATAGGTGATGAATTAAAAAACAAGCATCGTATAACGTTTCATAACGATCAATTTTTTATAAAAGCTTCTCGACATGAAGATTTAGAGTCTTTTAAATTAATTGAACATGAAATTTTTGTTTATAACTATTTAAAAAACCATCTCGACAACATTCCTCCTATTATTTGGTGCTTTGAAGACTCTTCATTAAGTATGTTTATAATCGCTTATTTAAAAGATTTTCCATTAGCTACTAAAAGGGACGCATATTGCTTAAAAGACTCAGTAAATTTAAAGCTAATTATAGAGAAAATAAACACCATCTCTAATATCCCCATCCCCGCAAAATGGAATTTTAATGATAACAGACAAGAAAAAATGGAACGCTACATCTTTAATGTTCAGGATTTCCTAGCAACATCTATCAAACAAAAGTTAACATCGCTTTTAAAGACAACGCCAGCCAACACTAAACTTGTGTTTTCTCATGGAGATTTATTACCGATGAACATTCTTTACTCTAACACCGAAATCACCTTTATTGATTGGGAGTGGGCAGGGATACGTTCAAAGAATTATGATAAGACACTCTTCTTGTTATTTTCACATGAACCATCTCAAATAATCACAAGTTACAATCTTATAGAAGAGTCTATTTTGTGGGACACTTTGTTTATATCGCTCAGAGAACTTAATAATTTAAACCGTTTAAAACATCTACCTTTATTTGAAAAAAACATCCCTAAATGGATAAAAGCAGTAAGTGTAACGTTAGAATCATAG
- the exaC gene encoding acetaldehyde dehydrogenase ExaC, whose product MIYANPNQEGSLVSFKQTYDNFINGEWIAPVKGQYFDNVTPVTGDVFCTLARSTSEDIELALDAAHEAKDRWGKTPPAERANLLNKIADRIEENSEMLAVAETWDNGKAVRETLAADIPLMVDHFRYFAATIRAQEGSLSQLDEDTVAYHFHEPLGVVGQIIPWNFPLLMATWKLAPALAAGNCVVLKPAEQTPASIMVLLELIEDLLPKGVVNVVNGFGVEAGKPLASNPRIAKIAFTGETTTGRLIMQYASQNIIPVTLELGGKSPNIFFKDIMDEDDEFLDKAVEGFVMFALNQGEVCTCPSRALIHESIYDAFMERALKRVNEIKIGNPLDTETMMGAQASSEQMEKILSYIDIGKQEGAEVLTGGEQNKVDGSENGYYIQPTVFKGTNNMRIFQEEIFGPVVSVTTFKSDEEALDIANDTLYGLGAGVWTRNMNQAYRFGRNIEAGRVWTNCYHAYPAHAAFGGYKNSGIGRENHKMMLDHYQQTKNLLVSYGTSPMGLF is encoded by the coding sequence ATGATTTATGCAAACCCAAATCAAGAAGGTTCACTCGTTTCATTTAAGCAAACGTACGATAATTTTATTAATGGTGAATGGATAGCCCCTGTAAAGGGTCAATATTTTGATAACGTTACGCCGGTAACTGGTGACGTATTCTGTACTTTAGCTCGCTCCACATCGGAGGATATTGAGCTAGCGCTTGATGCTGCGCACGAGGCGAAAGATCGATGGGGCAAAACTCCGCCTGCTGAACGGGCGAATCTCTTAAATAAAATTGCTGATCGGATTGAAGAAAATAGTGAGATGCTTGCAGTAGCAGAGACGTGGGACAATGGAAAAGCAGTTCGTGAAACATTAGCGGCTGATATACCGTTAATGGTCGATCATTTTCGTTACTTTGCCGCGACGATTCGAGCACAGGAAGGTAGTTTAAGTCAGCTTGATGAAGATACGGTCGCTTATCACTTCCATGAGCCATTAGGTGTAGTTGGTCAAATTATCCCTTGGAATTTCCCATTATTAATGGCAACGTGGAAGCTTGCGCCAGCTTTAGCTGCAGGAAACTGTGTTGTTTTAAAACCGGCAGAACAGACCCCTGCCTCAATCATGGTGTTACTTGAATTAATTGAAGACCTCTTGCCAAAGGGGGTTGTGAATGTTGTGAACGGTTTTGGGGTAGAAGCAGGAAAACCGCTTGCGTCGAATCCGCGTATTGCGAAAATTGCTTTTACTGGGGAGACAACAACTGGGCGTTTAATTATGCAGTACGCGTCACAAAATATCATTCCAGTAACCCTTGAATTAGGTGGTAAGTCGCCAAATATCTTCTTTAAAGATATTATGGATGAAGACGATGAGTTTTTAGATAAAGCAGTAGAGGGGTTTGTTATGTTCGCCTTAAATCAAGGTGAGGTATGCACATGTCCATCTAGAGCGTTAATTCATGAATCCATCTATGATGCTTTTATGGAACGAGCGCTCAAACGAGTGAACGAAATCAAAATTGGCAATCCACTTGATACAGAAACAATGATGGGAGCTCAGGCGTCTTCTGAACAAATGGAAAAAATCCTCTCCTACATTGATATTGGCAAGCAAGAAGGTGCTGAAGTCTTAACAGGTGGGGAGCAAAATAAAGTTGATGGTAGTGAAAACGGCTATTACATTCAGCCAACCGTCTTTAAAGGAACAAATAACATGCGAATTTTCCAAGAAGAGATCTTTGGACCGGTCGTCTCAGTGACAACCTTTAAATCAGATGAAGAGGCGTTAGACATTGCCAATGACACACTGTATGGGTTAGGTGCAGGTGTTTGGACGAGGAATATGAATCAAGCTTACCGCTTTGGGAGAAATATTGAAGCGGGACGAGTTTGGACGAATTGTTATCATGCCTATCCTGCTCACGCTGCATTCGGAGGGTATAAAAATTCAGGTATTGGTCGGGAAAATCATAAAATGATGCTGGACCATTATCAGCAGACAAAGAACTTGCTTGTCAGCTATGGCACGAGTCCAATGGGGCTTTTCTAA
- a CDS encoding DUF779 domain-containing protein, with product MVEKVTATETAIAFLEQLKEKHGPLMFHQSGGCCDGSSPMCYPEGEFLVGDSDILLGTIAGTPFYMSKVQYDYWKHTQIIVDVVDGRGGMFSVEGPEGKRFLTRSRVFTNEERATL from the coding sequence GTGGTTGAGAAAGTCACAGCAACAGAAACAGCAATCGCCTTTTTAGAACAATTAAAAGAAAAGCATGGTCCCCTTATGTTTCATCAGTCAGGTGGGTGTTGTGATGGCAGTTCGCCGATGTGTTATCCAGAAGGAGAGTTTCTTGTCGGAGATAGTGATATCCTACTTGGTACGATTGCCGGTACACCTTTTTATATGAGCAAAGTTCAGTACGACTATTGGAAACATACGCAGATTATTGTTGATGTTGTTGATGGTCGTGGCGGGATGTTTTCAGTAGAAGGACCAGAAGGAAAGCGGTTTTTAACGAGATCAAGAGTATTTACCAATGAAGAGCGAGCAACTTTATAA
- a CDS encoding class F sortase: MQIRPLLVLFLSLLTLIGCSTSAEESSSSSPVTQNEIEPPVHLDQEQTIAEEFAINADKIEEAYHELNKQSELFPSKLRIPALDVEAPITEVGLLENGQMGVPDNGTDVGWYEPGTKPGGRGNAVLAGHVDDKNGPAVFFYLGDLEENQSIFVTDDNGEELEFTVDRIEKYPYNDAPLTEIFGSTDHKQLNLITCTGTFDRQSGNHDERLVVYTSLVEETDSENPPDEPTELTVQGNLLSWYAVRDDYIAGYRVYEVSENGKETLVASVSQQERKSFLIEKGNARYTVKTVDYFGNESKQAQEKGDA, translated from the coding sequence GTGCAAATTAGACCACTTCTTGTACTCTTTCTTTCCCTGCTCACACTTATCGGTTGTAGCACCTCTGCTGAAGAATCTTCCTCTTCTTCACCTGTTACACAAAATGAAATAGAGCCACCTGTCCACCTTGATCAGGAACAAACAATTGCAGAAGAATTCGCGATCAATGCTGACAAGATTGAAGAGGCTTATCATGAATTAAACAAACAAAGCGAGCTTTTCCCTTCTAAATTAAGAATCCCTGCATTGGATGTTGAAGCGCCTATTACAGAAGTAGGTCTTTTAGAAAATGGTCAAATGGGCGTTCCTGACAATGGAACAGATGTCGGCTGGTACGAACCAGGAACAAAGCCTGGTGGACGTGGTAATGCTGTGCTGGCGGGGCATGTTGATGATAAGAATGGACCTGCAGTATTTTTTTATTTAGGTGATTTAGAAGAAAATCAATCGATCTTTGTCACAGATGATAACGGAGAAGAATTAGAATTCACTGTTGATCGTATAGAAAAATATCCTTATAACGATGCACCACTAACAGAAATTTTTGGTTCTACCGATCACAAGCAACTAAATTTAATTACGTGTACCGGCACATTTGATCGACAGAGCGGTAATCATGATGAACGACTTGTAGTGTATACTTCGTTAGTAGAAGAAACAGATAGCGAAAATCCGCCTGACGAACCGACAGAATTAACCGTTCAAGGAAACTTATTATCGTGGTATGCCGTTCGAGATGATTACATTGCAGGCTATCGTGTGTATGAAGTAAGTGAGAACGGAAAAGAAACGCTTGTAGCGAGTGTTTCACAACAAGAACGAAAATCATTTTTAATTGAAAAAGGCAACGCCCGCTATACCGTCAAAACTGTTGATTATTTTGGGAATGAATCCAAACAAGCACAAGAAAAAGGAGACGCCTAA